TATtaattttcacctttttttttaatatatatctttttaaaacaaaatccacCACGGAAGCTATAAGACTAAACACGGGGTAATACTTTTTTAGTATAAGCCATGATGatatcaatatcaatatcaaaCATTGACTAGGATAAATCCTAGGCAGCTTATAAGCTCATGATATAACTTCTCTTTTTATgaggtgtttgttttttttgggaaaaaaaaacccatcgtTAGCTACTGCTTTTAACTCTTcaagctttttaattaaaaaaaacatgcacgCTGACATgaatattaaatcaataaaaaaattaatggcttTTAttcaccaaaataaattatgtatcaataacatgcttttcaaaaactcttgtaaaaccatatatatatataaaaaaaaaaaaaaaagacccagttttttttagggtgtttgggagtgtggtagcggttgcttttcaaatagcttttcgtgccgaaaagcatgtcaataatgtttttttattttttaaaaattatttttaatatcaacacatcaaaacgatttccagaaagtacaaaccgaactcaattttaataaaaaaaaaaaattttttttttgaatttttgcaaAAAAGCTGTTTGGACCGCATTGCCAAACAGCTTTAACGCAACATGAATTACTTTGGAGCAAACTTGTTTTATTCGAGGTCTATGCTCTTCATTTGTTGAAGAAGTATCTTCGCGCCCTCCTATTTCGAACAAAGACAACTTGCTCAGGATGAAATCCATGGTCAGGAACTCCATTGCTCGTCGTGTTGTTCCTAATCAACGAAACTTCAATTTCCAAATTCAGATCAAACAACAAACCTTAAACACTGACTCGAATATTCTTGTTAATGGCTGCAACCGATTCTCCTGTTGCTCCTCCCTTTTCCAAGCCTATGAACAAAGCCCCGAACCTCAAATTCAACCCCAGCTCCCAAACTTGAACACAGACCCTCGGCCATGGAACCCTAGCTCCCAAACTTGAGCACAAATCACAAACCCTCAACCATGGAACCCTTCTAGTCAATGTCTGCCATTACTTGTTGTGTTGTTGCCAAATTAATTCACCCTTATACTCCTctctaaaaaaacttttttttttcaatttccaaattgaagcACAAATCACGAACCCTAAACCATGGAACCCTCCTAACCAATGATTGTGTGTTGTGTTGTTGCCAAATTAAACCACCCCCTCTctcctttatatataaaaaaaaccctttcttTTTCAAGCTCCTCCATTTGCTTATGCTCCTTCTTTTCCCCGCGCATGGAGAGAGGACGggaaaggaagagaagagaaaagttaAGGAGGGTTGTAGTTATGTGTTTCAAGAAAAGCTTTTTCTCCCTTAACTGAGAAGCAATAATAATATGAAGTACGAGACATTGATTGTGAAGATTGAtgggatatatataaaaataaaatttcattttaaaattaatttttactttttttaactaaatatatttatattaactttatctatatcttttctataaaaaaatattaaccaagaaaaacaatgatttagtctggcttttcaaaaaaaaaattataatgtaataATTTGTAATTGTAATGGTAATCTAAAATAATCTTGAGGTATTGTATCATTAAggtttttaaacaatatttaaatttttatgatgatCAAAATAAAGTACTGATAAAGtactgataaaataaattgtaatttattattattattaatatcatacaTGCACTCACTTGTGTAGTCATGATGCATGAGATTTTATGAATCCTTTTACCctttatgatttaaaaagtttattatattttatttaagattttaaatagaGTCATTAAATCTATAGTTGATTTGGTATGAGATGTTAATTATGAATAGAGTGAGGTAacctaaatttattatatatgtgaCAGTGTAgtagtagttgtttttcaaataacttttcgtgttgaaatgcatgttaatgatatttttttatttttaaaaaaataatttttgacatcaacatatcaaaacgatccaaaacataaaaaccgtattaaattttaacaaaaaaaacaatttgaattttttgggaATGCAGTTTGCATCATGTTTCTAGACGTTATCTTAGTCCGTGaccttttggtttttctttttgtaatattgtaataatttgTAATAGTAAtcttcatttaaaataatattaagatattgTATTATTATGGctttttaaacatatttaaagttttgatgatgatcaaaataaaacactaataaaataaattgcaatTTAAGAATTGAGGAATCCTTTACCTTTTTTTAAGaagtttattatgttttatttaggaGTTAAAGTAAAGCTACCAAATCCAATGAAATAATTGATCGATGAAGAAATAATAGATTATGAATAAagtaagttaatttaatttttttaaggtgacaataacattatttaaattttaaaaaattaataagtgtTTAAAAGTGGagtaactttttttgtttttttttgatgtattttaaaaataatttttttatttgaaaatacattatattaataatgtttataattttaatatgtttaaataacaaataaaaaaatatttttatatatttttaagcgaaaaaaacttacattctaaacaagaatttaattgaagaattaatgattaattaaactttgatttaatcaaaaacccaggactaaataaaaaaatcgagaAAATAATCCcccctttgcattttaattcactgacAGTAGTAAGTGAATTATatcacttgctactgtagcaagtgaattataattcgtcTTCAAGCAGCAGACCACAAGTAATCTCCCTTTGCCATCCTTGCTACTGTAGCTCATTGGGCAGGCGTGCGCTACGCACGCCAAAAGgtaaagtgttttcctttctttaaaagCAAACTTTCATTCGAAacgaattcattttcctttgaccatttttcctttttgttgccAAACAAGCAggaagtgaattccaggaattcactttcctgcaatcaaacactGAAACACTCCTTAAGAAACGACGATgcatttctctctttcttcttccctctcTCGCTAAAATTGAAACTGTTCTtcttcaatcaatcaatcaaagatGAGTACAGTAGACAAGATGCTGATAAAAGGAATCCGGAGCTTCGACCCGGAAAACAAACACGTCATCACCTTCTTAAAGCCTCTTACTCTCATCGTCGGCCCCAACGGCGCTGGAAAAACCGTAACAATCATCActatcatttcctttccttattaatttcctttttttttacaaatattatttatttttacagacGATAATAGAATGCTTGAAAGTTGCATGCACCGGAGAGTTGCCTCCGAATGCTAGGTCTGGTCACAGTTTCATCCATGACCCTAAGGTAACTCCAACTTTttcattctgttttttttttttttttttgttaattttgagaGGACCGGTTGGTTAATTAGTTGATTATCTGTTGTTGTTAGGTTGCCGGTGAAACGGAGACGAAGGGGCAAATTAAGCTGCGGTTTAAGACGGCGGCCGCGAAGGATGTGGTGTGTATTAGGTCATTTCAGTTGACACAAAAGGCGTCGAAAATGGAGTATAAAGCCATCGAGAGTGTGCTTCAAACGATCAATCCACATACTGGAGAGGTAACATTTCTATGAATTCATGAAGGTTTCACggagaaaaaaatgatagtaGCCTGTTAGGGTTCAGATTATTAGTGTAAGGCTAATGGATATTCTTTCGTGGCAAAATTAGGGTAGTTGTGATGCAAATGTATGCGTGTTTTTTGAACACTGTCTTGTGTGAATCTTGATACGGtcgtcacttttttttttcttggttgttGTTGGAATGCAGAAAGTCTGCCTTAGCTATAGATGTGCTGATATGGATCGAGAAATTCCTGCTTTGATGGGTGTCTCGAAGGCCATTCTAGAAAATGTTATATTCGTGCACCAGGATGAAGCTAATTGGCCTCTACAAGATCCTTCCACGTTAAAGAAGAAATTCGATGATATCTTCTCTGCTACTCGGTATTCTTTGAGCTTTTCCCCTGAAATATTGAGAAAAGATTTTATAGTTATCATCTGTCACTGATTGTGCTGTTAGTTGCTACAGCCACTTGCTTTTCTTGTTGTGGTTAATTGTGTTTAATTGCTTCACTTGTATTCTCTTGCTTTAACTTGCTTTCTTTACTACACTGTATGATGGTCTCAAGTATGTGAAATATGCATTCTAGAACACGTAAACAAGAAGTCTCTTagtatcttatttaatttatctcCGACTTTGCTAGtttactcatttttttcttgggaacagaGAATGAACTTGATATTGTTTTAAAGTTTCACTCTACAGTAAATTGAAAGAGTGAAAGCTGCTGTTGAAACGcacattattaaataaatgtttgtaAGAAAAGAGAGTGTAAAGATCAAAGATTGATATATAGCTCAAGTATTCAAGTGATGTCTTTCTTGGTGATCTAGAGCATGAAAAGCATCCTATCTATATTTTAAATACCTCATATCAAAACAAAGCAGATTCAAAATGCTATCTTTGCAAAACAATAACAGTAagggaaagtgttttctgctaTTTGTTGATGTTTTAAGATTGAATGTGTTCATgacatgaattatatataaaagaatgcaAAAATGTTTATGCAATACAACATTGAAGCCATGCTCAATTAAACAGATATTTTATCACTTGGTGCCCACTTCATTTCATTTTGGTAAACATTTTGTTGATCCTTAGCAAGAAGCTAATAATACTTTTGCCATGCTCAATTAAACAGATATACAAAAGCCTTGGAGGTCATCAAAAAGCTTCACAAGGATCAAGCTCAAGAGATAAAGACATACAAACTAAAATTAGAGAATCTTCAAACCTTGAAGGATGCTGCATATAAggttgtatttcttttttccatccttttcttcttatagCACGCTGGtcatatttattagtttttcaggtcttattttttctacttttttatttactatggcaattctttttgttatttcatgATGAATTGATAATCTGTCTTGTAAATGATCTTCTGACTGCTAAGAAAGTTGTAATGTCATTGTTTATTTGGAATATATAGTATCTCTATTTCAATCttcaatctctctctttctcatgAAAGGCAGTGGCAACAGTGTATGCTTGCATTCTCTGTCAAACTAGTAGTGAAGAACCGGAGTGTGATCTCATCTTTACATCAATGAATGAGACTATGGGCGGATTATAATTTCTCTTCTGCATTAGAACATGACATCACTGTTGACATTAAACTATTAGGAATATGACCTATAATGTTTCCTTTTGAAATGCCTTTGGAAAATTCATTTACTTGGTCCGAATAACTGACATGTACAGTGATTTTCAGcacttgtttttcttattatcaATAACTAAGTAGGATCCAAAACTCAGATCCTCATTTGCTGTTCCAGTGAATTAAATATCATGGGCTGTGGATATCACTCAATAGTTTGCTAAATTTGAAGCTGTCAGGGTTTTCACTCTATTTTAGGCTTCATGCCATTTAAGCACTTAATTTTGATCAGGCTTCACCTGTAGAATCACAGCCTGATGTGATAAGTATATCTTAAAACTAACGATGCCCTGTAGTGTGGATCCTGTGGCTTGGATTGTCTACTTTCAGAGATGAAGCATGGCTTGTAGTAAGATTTCAGATTGGAGGAAATGTAGGATTCTGTGCCTTTGTGTGTTGGTTTTGCTGTCATTTAGGTATATTTGGATAACTAGGAGTTGTAGGGTTTTTAGCAATCTTTTCTTCTCCAGACAAGTGGAGAGGGTTAGGACAATTTTTTTCTGCATCCTTGTGGTCTCGTGGCTCGGGAGCTTTTAGGGAGTTTCCCCAGCTGACTTTCAGGAGGATTGGaccatgctttattttttttcttaaggactttccttttccctttgtTTGGAGGATGATTTATTCTCCAATAAATTTTTGTACgttcttttctttaatcaagCATTCttcttttataaagaaaaggcaaaagtaTTGGATGGAAGCTCTtaactcattattttgattgagcTGTCTATTTAAACATTGACTTAGTGCatgtttccttttcattttgctAGATTGGGCCAAGTAATAGTGTAACAGTTAATAAGCATAAAGTTGGTATGAAGCTGCTTCTATGTAGCACTTATTGATGTCAAGTTTTGTTTGTACAGCTTCGGGAAAGCATTGGTCAAGATCAAGAGAAAACAGAAATTTTAAAAGTCCAAAGTCAGGAGCTAGAAAGTAACCTTCAGAATTTGGATGCAAAAATTCATCATACTGAAGTAACTCTGAAAGATATGAGAAAATTACAGGACCAAATAACAATCAAGACTGCTGAAAGAAGCACTTTGTTCAGGGAGCAGCAGAGGCAGTATGCAGCTCTTGCtgaagaaaatgaaggtttGCCAAGCATGGGAACAGCAATATAGTTTTTCTGCATATCTCATATTCATATACACATACACATGAAGTCTTAGATGTGTGTGCTTATTACCATGTCTTTAGAACCAATTCCTTGAGAAGTAAAGGAAGATGCTGATTTTCTGAAATCATTCTatacttatttttcatgtacAATTCTCTCTGTTTCAGACAGTGATGAAGAACTACAGGAGTGGAAAACCAAGTTTGATGAAAAGATTGCAAGTTTGGAATCGAATATTTGCAAATTGGAGAGGGAAATGAATGACATGGAGACAAAGGGTTCCTTTCTTAAGCAAAACATTAATGAGTATATCCGAGAGATCAGCAGGCTTCAGACTGAAGCTGAGGTAATGCTAATGAAACTATTCacatttgatatttaaaaactGTGTAATTTATTGCAGAGCTTGCAAATGACtccctttcttttgaaaattaggCTCATGCATCCTTGAAGAATGAAAGAGATTCCAATATCCAAAAAATGTATACAAGACATAATCTAGGTCCTCTTCCTAATGCCCCATTCGGTGATGATGTTGCTTTGAACCTCACAAATAGATtaaagtcaaggttggtggaTCTTGATAAGGATCTACAAGATAAAAAGGTAACCCCCCCCCCTGATATACCATTCCTTTACCCATGTGCCTATGTAAAACACAAATTGTATATGCTCAATTTCTGTTCTTCAATTGGCAAGTTAAAGATTTCAAAGAGTTTCTTGTTCACTTGAAGGCTGAAATTGTGCTCCATGAAATCATTGAAGCTTTTAAGACATGAACTTGATTTGTCTGTTATTTCAGACATCGAATGATACTGAAGTTAAGAGAGCGGAGAATTGCTACTGGGATGCCAATGAACGCTGGAAAAATACGGAGGCTCAAAAACAGGCTAAAGTAGAGATAAAGGTGCGCACTATTGGGGGTTTCTGGAAGGGTACATGTTTTATTTCCTAGAGTTGTACGTTTTATGTGTGACTCTTGATATTGTAACTTTATGCAGAATAGCATTCTAAATCGCATTACAGAGAAGGAAAGGGAGCACTCTTCCTTTGAAGAACAAATTTCACATGTTAATCTTTCTCACattgatgaaaaagaaaagaacatggtGAGGATGTCTTTGCATAAGATGTACCCAACTTTGCCTATTTTAActgaaaacaattgaaagagaagctccttgtgatttttttcaGCGAATTGAGGTTGAGAGAAAGACAAATCAGCTAGCTGAAAGAGAATTTGAATCACACATTCGACAAAAGCAGAGTGAGCTGTATGGCATAGAGCAACAGATTAAGGTTCTTAATCGAGAAAAAGACATTTTGGCTGGAGATTCTGAGGACAGAGTGAAACTGTCTCTAAAGAAAGTAGAGCTGGAAAACCATAAAAAGAAACATCGAAAAATGTTAGTTAGATCTTTCTTGCCTTGCTTTTAGGACCGGGCAATCCATACTCTTTTGTTTCTTCACATTGTCTCTATCCTGCTCTCTCTCTTATCCCTCAtagctattttttctttttctttttatttatttaatttttccagAATTGATGAATGCAAGGATAAAATCAGAGGAGTGCTAAAAGGGAGGCTTCCTCCGGATAAGGATTTGAAGAAGGAAATTACTCAGACCCTAAGGTTATTCTATTCTCTTAATTTGTTCTGTGCTCACAGATAACATCTGTACAAGAATCCGtttgtggattttattgatGCTTTTTGGATTCATTTTTGGTTAGCAGAAAATTAAACATGTGATTGCTTGATTTtctataactcttttttttcccctttcaatTCTTGTCATTTGCCATACTGTAGTATAATTTTTCCCTTATTCATTATTATTGATAGTGCTTTTACGACCTCCTTCAAAAGTTGTGGCTTTGTATTGAACCCTAgtgaattatataaattttgagaTTTCAGATCTCCTCATAAGATGGTCTTTCAGAGCCTGCTATTGGTTTGTATGTGAGAGTTGCCTGGCAAGCTTTCtggatgttttaatttttgtcaacACCTTCTTCAATGAGATATTGACAAGTTGATAGTGCTCCTGCTGCAGGGCTCTTGGGATGGAGTTTGATGACTTGAATATGAAATCCCGTGAAGCTGAGAAGGAGGTAAATGTGTTGCAGATGAAAATACAAGAAGTTAATAATAACCTTTCCAAACAACGCAAGGACATGGACTGTGAGTATTGCTTCACATCTAAAAATGAAGTACAGCTTATGTTTATCCCGTGGATCAGTGAGAGATATTGTTACTAATTGTTGGTCATGCATTTCCTTGCTCTGTTAAAGAGTCTGATATGAAATTGTTAATGAGAATTTATCCTCCCTGTGGTGGCGGTAGCTTTTTGCAGGACTTCTTAGGCTACTTCAGTTTTTTAAGGGGGTCGAAGGGTATGTGTGTTTGGTGAGCAAATGGGACTGGAGTGTACTGTATGAGAAAGGACCGGGCTTCCACACGAGGGTAGGTTGACCAAAATTGGGTGCCagacaagacaaaaaaaaaattgtgttgtgTGCTCCAAACAACATTTCTAGTGGAGTCATCCTGTTCAGTCCCAGTACATATTGCTACCTCAGTtccctttgttttctttatgaaTACTTTTGGGGCTAGGATTTTATGGCCGGTATTCTAATCTTtgttttaataacaaatttttgGCTGTTCTTTTGAGAACTTTAGGGTTTGGATAGTTTAGAACATTTTCTCTCGTAAAGTATAGGCTTCAGTTAAGTGTGCCTCCACTGAATTGTGCTCATGACTGTGATTTAAGAATCCTGGAACTCTGGCATTTCcattttgctttttctttcttgtaatCTCCTCATGGTGCTTAAAACTTGTTTTCTGACCTATTTATTGACACTTGGACTGGATATAATGTAGCTAGGAGGAGATTTATTGAATCCAAACTCCAGTCCTTGGATCAACTGTCATTTAGTGTTGATTTATATCTCAAAGCATTGGAGTCGTCCAAGGAGAAAAGAGATGTTCAGAAAAGGTTCCTCTTTTTGCTTCCTACATGATATAAACATTATGTGTATGGGCTATTGGACATGTTGACATATAATTTCTGTGGCTATGAAGATACTAATATAGGGTATGGTGTATCACCTGCAGCAAGTACAATATTGCAGATGGTATGCGGCAGATGTTTGATCCTTTTGAACGAGTTGCCCGTGCTCATCATGTGTGCCCTTGCTGTGAACGCCCTTTCTCTGCTGAAGAGGAAGATGAATTTGTTAAAAAGGTTTGTTATATGTAATCCAATCATGCATTGTCCTGTAGTATGCATATCTAAGAGTATTATCCTATAGCGATACTCAGATAGCCTGAAACTTGAGAGGGAATGCTGTTTAAGCTTCATGTATTATTTTCTGAATATGCTGATATCTTCTGTGGCATGCAGCAAAGAGTGAAGGCTGCAAGTTCTGCAGAGCATATGAAAGTGTTGTCTATGGAATCTTCAAATGCAGACACTCTTTTTCAGCAGTTGGACAAGCTTCGTATGGTTTATGAAGAATATACCAAAATTGGCAAGGAAACAATTCCTCTTGCTGAGAAAAACTTGAGTGAGCTAACTGAAGAGCTGGAGCAAAAGTCTCAAGCCCTTGATGATGTAAGTACAGTATTGCTTCTGGCACTTTTAGctttcaaataacttttgtCTGCTGAACTAGAATGCTGGACTTGTTATAATGGAGCTGTCTTTGGTTTTTATATGCTATAGCTAAGAACAAGTTTAGACGTCACCCATGGGCATCAATAATATACTGTCTGCTCCTGGGAAAGCATGTGAACCATAGTctcacttaattaattaattaatccttaaCTGGTGAAAAAATGTTCTGTTCATGACTCTTTTTTCCTCCCTCTCTATTTGTTATCTAATATTTAGCTTTTAGATGTTAGACTGTATTATGTTGTCAAGAACTTTTAGTGATGATAAGGATAATGTAGTCATGACATTGGAGATCAGTGGTTATAACATGAGGGattgatatttttcaagtgGGAGCATTTCAAGAACAAGAGAGAGTCCCCATGTCACAACTTTCATAATTTCCCTAGAGGACATTCATTGAAGGGCATGACACAAATATAAGCTCAACAAAATCCAGGGCTGCCATTGCAGAAATTATTGGAGAACAGTTTCTTGGAAGATGAGGACTGTCATATATATCTTTTGTTGAAGAAGCAATAGATGTCTCCCTGGATTGAACCTAATTGGATGGAAATCTACAAttggattttgaattttcaGGAAAGACACAGGCGTCAGTATGCCTGGACCGTATCATATGGAAGAGCTGAATAGACATAGTTCAAGACTGTAGAAAGGCAGCTGCTTACAATCACACAAAAGTTGCACCTTGCAGAGAAAACTAGCGAAATTAAATAAACAGCCATGCAGCTGACCCAAAATAGGGAGTGCAGTCCCATGCCGTTGACTTTATTGTAGTTGGGTTGATAGGGTTATGCTCTATATAGCGGGTTGAACTCTATTTTGAAATAGCCCTTCCATAAAAgttacaagttttttcttttttgcaatttttcataatccttttaatataattctCGTTTCATTTCCAATTGCATATGGTATCATGGCAGCTAGTGGATAAGGAGGGCCTCAGAACTCAGATGTGCTCTGTTATTGTggatttattattctttaatgtGATATTTAGTGGCTAATCATTGATTTTGCTTGATGATTGTTTAGTTATGAGTATGACAGTACAGAATGGTTTTGCTCATAGGTGTTGGGTGTTTTAGCTCAAACAAAGGCCGAAAAAGACTCAGTTGAGGCCTTGGTGCAACCTGTTGAAACAGCTGATAGGCTTTTCCAAGAAATTCAGAGTTGGCAAAAGCAAGTTGATGATTTAGAATACAAGCTTGATTTTAGAGGGCAAGGTGTTAGAACCATGGAAGAAGTGCAGTCGGAGCTAAGTAGTTTGCAAGGCACAAAGTATAGCAGTTTATCCCTTAAttatctaattgattttttttccagcatAATTATCAAGCGTTTTCCAGTTGGTGACCGCCCACATTctcaaaatacatgtttttttttatcattttattttattttgattttcagttCTGAAGTTGCCTTATCATTTCAGGATAtatcagtattttttttcttcctcttttgcCTTGAGCTTTATCTCTCTCATGACAGGGATAATTTGCATAATGAAGTGGAGAAGTTAAGGGATGAGCAAAGGTACATGGAAAATGATTTATCACATATTCAAATTCGGTGGCATGCTCTGCGGGAGGAAAAAGTTACAGCAGCTAATATGTTGCGTGATGTGAAAAAGTCAGAAGAAGAGTTAGAACGTTTGGTGGAGGAAAAACATCAAGTTGAGCTGGAAGAGAAGGttgtctttattttcttaattgtttatAGTCCATgactatattttctattttcatttaattttaaaatctcttgACCGTTTTGTTGAGCATCTGTTTTTGTCTGTTTCTAAAGATTTTAGAACTTCTGAAATGACAAAATGtggatttcaaaattttcatgattggttttatgtattaatttgCCATTTCAATTAAGTTTTTCCAGTTTGGTGGTCGATGTTTGAGAGAATTTGACTGAATGCTTGATGGTGCGAGTTGTGACTTTCTTGGTGTAGTGCAGTAACCTGGAGTCCATGGCTATATATTGCCCTGATAATTAGTTTACTAAATCCagtcttaataaaaaaacaattcattttgctgtaatataattgattttctgTGGTCCCTTTCCAGCATTTGGCAGAGGCTGTTGGTCCTTTATCTagggagaaagaaaaattacaggGTGAACACAATGAGTTGAAAGGCCAACTTGAGCGGGAATACgaggaacaaaaaaaacagttagATGACTTTAAACAGGAGGTTGACACCCTTGTTAGAATTGCATCAAAGATTAGAGAGTAAGTTCTATGAAACCGAGCTTTTCTCGGGTGTTGTTTGTAAATTCTCTATTTCTTGGTAATCAAAGCCCAAAGATCTATGAACTATCTCATGTTTGACCAGCCAAGCAGACAGAGGACCCTGTCTAATGTTTTCTCTCTTCCCCATTCTTGTTTGTACAAGCATTTCCTATTTCCAATGAAATTGAGGAGGATGATTTTCCTCATTCCATTTGCATTGATCATCAATTCT
This genomic interval from Populus alba chromosome 1, ASM523922v2, whole genome shotgun sequence contains the following:
- the LOC118055209 gene encoding DNA repair protein RAD50, whose translation is MSTVDKMLIKGIRSFDPENKHVITFLKPLTLIVGPNGAGKTTIIECLKVACTGELPPNARSGHSFIHDPKVAGETETKGQIKLRFKTAAAKDVVCIRSFQLTQKASKMEYKAIESVLQTINPHTGEKVCLSYRCADMDREIPALMGVSKAILENVIFVHQDEANWPLQDPSTLKKKFDDIFSATRYTKALEVIKKLHKDQAQEIKTYKLKLENLQTLKDAAYKLRESIGQDQEKTEILKVQSQELESNLQNLDAKIHHTEVTLKDMRKLQDQITIKTAERSTLFREQQRQYAALAEENEDSDEELQEWKTKFDEKIASLESNICKLEREMNDMETKGSFLKQNINEYIREISRLQTEAEAHASLKNERDSNIQKMYTRHNLGPLPNAPFGDDVALNLTNRLKSRLVDLDKDLQDKKTSNDTEVKRAENCYWDANERWKNTEAQKQAKVEIKNSILNRITEKEREHSSFEEQISHVNLSHIDEKEKNMRIEVERKTNQLAEREFESHIRQKQSELYGIEQQIKVLNREKDILAGDSEDRVKLSLKKVELENHKKKHRKIIDECKDKIRGVLKGRLPPDKDLKKEITQTLRALGMEFDDLNMKSREAEKEVNVLQMKIQEVNNNLSKQRKDMDSRRRFIESKLQSLDQLSFSVDLYLKALESSKEKRDVQKSKYNIADGMRQMFDPFERVARAHHVCPCCERPFSAEEEDEFVKKQRVKAASSAEHMKVLSMESSNADTLFQQLDKLRMVYEEYTKIGKETIPLAEKNLSELTEELEQKSQALDDVLGVLAQTKAEKDSVEALVQPVETADRLFQEIQSWQKQVDDLEYKLDFRGQGVRTMEEVQSELSSLQGTKDNLHNEVEKLRDEQRYMENDLSHIQIRWHALREEKVTAANMLRDVKKSEEELERLVEEKHQVELEEKHLAEAVGPLSREKEKLQGEHNELKGQLEREYEEQKKQLDDFKQEVDTLVRIASKIREYYNLKKGERLKEMQEKLSLSESQLQGCDARKQEILAELNDSKNAVRSQDNLRRSIEDNLNYRKIKAEVEELTREIESLEERILKIGGFSSFEAELAKLLQERERLLSELNRFRGTMSVYQNNISKNKIDLKQVQYKDIDKRYFDQLIQLKTTEMANKDLDRYYNALDKALMRFHTMKMEEINKIIRELWQQTYRGQDIDYISIHSDSEGAGTRSYSYKVVMQTGDAELEMRGRCSAGQKVLASLIIRLALAETFCLHCGILALDEPTTNLDGPNAESLAAALLRIMEDRKGQENFQLIVITHDERFAQLIGQRQHAERYYRVAKDDHQHSIIEAQEIFD